A genomic region of Nostoc sp. UHCC 0702 contains the following coding sequences:
- the rimI gene encoding ribosomal protein S18-alanine N-acetyltransferase, with translation MITLDLKLQSLTSEDVNAILELDKACFGGLWSLEGYQRELESPNSDLLGLFSSVSGTKLLGMGCFWSILEEAHITILAIHPQYHRQGLGQALLYSLLKTACDRGLERATLEVRVSNLAAISLYQKFGFQTAGRRRGYYQDNGEDALILWLSGLQQPQFQQTLPDWHTLVSEHLSKSFWQLVW, from the coding sequence GTGATCACATTAGACTTAAAACTACAATCGCTGACATCAGAGGATGTTAATGCCATATTAGAACTGGATAAAGCCTGTTTTGGGGGTTTGTGGTCTCTGGAGGGCTACCAACGAGAGTTGGAAAGTCCCAACAGTGACTTACTAGGTTTATTTTCCTCTGTTTCTGGTACTAAATTGCTGGGAATGGGTTGCTTTTGGTCAATTTTAGAGGAAGCCCACATTACAATTTTGGCAATTCATCCCCAATATCACCGTCAAGGTTTGGGACAGGCTCTATTATATTCTCTTTTGAAGACTGCTTGCGATCGCGGCTTGGAGCGAGCAACTCTCGAAGTCCGAGTTTCTAACTTAGCAGCTATATCTTTATATCAAAAATTTGGCTTCCAAACAGCGGGACGGCGGCGCGGTTATTACCAAGATAACGGCGAGGATGCCCTGATTCTTTGGTTATCAGGTTTGCAACAGCCACAATTTCAACAAACTTTGCCTGACTGGCACACCCTTGTCAGCGAACACTTAAGCAAGTCCTTTTGGCAGCTTGTTTGGTAA
- a CDS encoding transposase, which produces MRFTKLNYCQYLLSSQINYTVTNLAEHLDQISHDKINRYLKNEKLTPRLLWDNVKDIVQVSDTAYLVFDDTVLDKRYATEIETSKRQYSGNQHGVIQGIGLINCIYVNHEEGKFWVVDYRIYDPDSDGKTKIDHVTEMLQNLVYHKVLPFQAVLMDSWYATNKLMLYIDGLGKYYYCPLKRNRLVDDTNCLENYKRIESLSWNEEELISGKIIKIKKFPQAKKVKLFRVTVSTDRTDFIATNDLSQDSTDVVQKVCKVRWKIEEFHRELKQLTGIESCQCRKGRIQRNHIACAILVWLRLKNLAYITGQTIYQIKHGLLSNYLVQQLKRPAVPMFIA; this is translated from the coding sequence ATGAGATTTACTAAACTTAACTATTGCCAATACTTGTTGAGCAGTCAGATTAATTATACAGTCACGAATTTGGCAGAGCATTTAGATCAGATCAGTCATGATAAAATTAACCGTTATCTCAAAAATGAAAAGTTAACACCTCGTTTGCTTTGGGATAATGTTAAAGATATCGTCCAAGTGAGTGATACTGCATATCTAGTTTTTGATGACACGGTGCTGGATAAACGATACGCCACAGAAATAGAGACAAGTAAACGACAATATAGTGGCAACCAACATGGTGTAATCCAGGGTATCGGCTTAATAAATTGTATATATGTCAATCATGAAGAAGGAAAATTTTGGGTGGTTGACTATCGTATTTATGACCCAGACTCAGATGGTAAAACTAAAATAGACCATGTAACAGAAATGCTGCAAAACCTTGTATATCATAAGGTTTTACCATTCCAAGCTGTGTTAATGGACAGTTGGTATGCCACAAATAAATTAATGTTATACATTGATGGCTTAGGAAAATATTATTATTGTCCTTTGAAACGTAATCGACTTGTAGATGATACTAATTGTCTTGAAAATTATAAAAGGATTGAATCATTATCTTGGAATGAGGAGGAGTTGATATCAGGTAAAATAATAAAAATAAAAAAGTTTCCTCAAGCTAAAAAAGTGAAACTATTCCGAGTAACTGTCTCGACCGACAGAACGGATTTTATCGCTACAAACGATTTATCTCAAGATTCTACGGATGTTGTACAAAAAGTGTGTAAGGTTCGATGGAAAATTGAAGAGTTTCACCGCGAATTAAAGCAATTGACTGGCATTGAATCATGTCAATGCCGTAAGGGTCGTATTCAAAGAAATCATATCGCCTGCGCTATTTTAGTCTGGCTTCGGCTCAAAAATTTAGCTTATATAACTGGTCAAACAATTTATCAAATTAAGCATGGACTACTATCTAATTATTTAGTTCAGCAACTAAAACGTCCGGCTGTTCCTATGTTTATCGCGTAG
- a CDS encoding ATP-dependent Clp protease ATP-binding subunit, translated as MFERFTEKAIKVIMLAQEEARRLGHNFVGTEQILLGLIGEGTGVAAKVLKSMGVNLKDARIEVEKIIGRGSGFVAVEIPFTPRAKRVLELSLEEARQLGHNYIGTEHLLLGLIREGEGVAARVLENLGVDLSKVRTQVIRMLGETAEVSATGQSGRTKTPTLDEFGSNLTQMATDNKLDPVVGRAKEIERVIQILGRRTKNNPVLIGEPGVGKTAIAEGLASRIANKDVPDILEDKRVVTLDIGLLVAGTKYRGEFEERLKKIMDEIRQAGNVILVIDEVHTLIGAGAAEGAIDAANILKPALARGELQCIGATTLDEYRKHIERDAALERRFQPVMVGEPTVDETIEILYGLRDRYEQHHKLKISDEALVAAAKLSDRYISDRYLPDKAIDLVDEAGSRVRLINSQLPPAAKELDKELRQILKEKDDAVRSQDFDRAGELRDREMEIKAEIRAIAQSKTNASGNEGEEPVVTEEDIAHIVASWTGVPVNKLTESESEKLLHMEDTLHQRLIGQEDAVKAVSRAIRRARVGLKNPNRPIASFVFSGPTGVGKTELAKSLASYFFGSEEAMIRLDMSEYMERHTVSKLIGSPPGYVGYNEGGQLTEAVRRRPYTVVLFDEIEKAHPDVFNMLLQILEDGRLTDAKGRTVDFKNTLLILTSNIGSKVIEKGASTIGFEFADDAGESQYNRIKTLVNEELKQYFRPEFLNRLDEIIVFRQLSRDEVTQIADIMLKEVFGRLTEKGINLEVTERFKDRLIQEGYSPSYGARPLRRAIMRLLEDSLAEEILSGRIKDGDTAIVDVDENGNVQVSSQPQRELLPQGVE; from the coding sequence ATGTTTGAACGCTTCACAGAAAAAGCAATTAAGGTAATCATGCTGGCCCAAGAAGAGGCCCGCCGCTTAGGTCACAATTTCGTCGGCACCGAACAGATCCTCCTGGGTCTGATCGGTGAAGGGACGGGAGTGGCGGCCAAAGTGCTGAAATCCATGGGTGTCAATCTCAAAGATGCCCGGATTGAAGTAGAAAAAATCATCGGGCGGGGTTCTGGCTTTGTGGCTGTGGAAATTCCGTTTACGCCACGGGCAAAGCGAGTTCTAGAACTATCCTTAGAAGAAGCGCGCCAGTTAGGGCATAACTACATTGGCACCGAGCATCTGCTGTTGGGCCTGATCCGGGAAGGGGAAGGTGTGGCAGCCAGGGTGCTAGAAAACCTAGGGGTGGATCTATCTAAGGTAAGAACCCAAGTGATTCGGATGCTGGGAGAAACAGCAGAGGTTTCGGCTACCGGACAATCGGGACGCACCAAAACTCCAACTTTGGATGAATTTGGCTCGAACCTAACCCAAATGGCGACAGATAATAAACTCGACCCAGTGGTAGGACGTGCCAAAGAAATCGAGCGGGTGATTCAGATTTTGGGTCGCCGGACTAAAAATAACCCAGTGCTGATTGGGGAACCAGGGGTAGGTAAAACTGCGATCGCTGAAGGTCTAGCGTCACGCATTGCTAACAAAGATGTCCCCGACATCCTAGAAGATAAGCGCGTGGTGACACTGGATATCGGCTTATTGGTAGCAGGTACCAAGTACCGGGGTGAATTTGAAGAACGCCTGAAGAAAATCATGGATGAAATTCGCCAAGCGGGAAATGTCATTCTCGTGATTGACGAAGTTCACACCTTGATTGGTGCAGGTGCAGCAGAAGGTGCCATCGACGCAGCAAATATCCTTAAGCCAGCTTTGGCTAGAGGTGAATTACAGTGTATCGGCGCGACAACCTTGGATGAATACCGCAAGCACATTGAGCGGGATGCAGCCTTAGAACGTCGCTTCCAGCCAGTAATGGTCGGTGAACCCACTGTAGATGAAACAATTGAAATTTTGTACGGTCTACGCGATCGCTACGAGCAACACCACAAGCTGAAAATTTCCGATGAAGCCTTGGTTGCAGCGGCGAAGTTGTCTGACCGTTACATTAGCGATCGCTATTTGCCAGATAAAGCCATCGACTTGGTTGATGAAGCAGGTTCCCGCGTCCGCTTGATTAACTCCCAACTGCCACCCGCAGCCAAAGAGTTAGATAAGGAGCTGCGGCAAATCCTCAAAGAAAAAGACGATGCAGTCCGTTCCCAAGACTTTGATCGAGCAGGGGAATTGCGCGATCGGGAAATGGAAATCAAAGCGGAAATTCGCGCGATCGCTCAAAGCAAAACCAATGCTTCCGGTAACGAAGGTGAAGAACCCGTAGTCACCGAAGAAGACATTGCCCACATCGTCGCTTCCTGGACAGGCGTACCGGTTAACAAACTCACCGAATCCGAATCCGAGAAGCTGCTGCACATGGAAGATACCTTGCACCAGCGTTTAATTGGTCAAGAAGATGCTGTGAAGGCAGTTTCACGGGCAATTCGCCGCGCTCGTGTCGGTTTGAAAAATCCCAATCGACCCATCGCCAGCTTTGTCTTCTCCGGGCCTACCGGGGTGGGTAAAACCGAGTTGGCAAAATCCTTGGCTTCTTACTTCTTCGGTTCCGAAGAAGCAATGATCCGCCTGGATATGTCGGAATACATGGAGCGCCACACCGTCAGTAAACTGATTGGTTCACCTCCTGGCTATGTTGGTTACAACGAAGGTGGTCAGTTAACCGAAGCCGTGCGGCGGCGTCCTTACACAGTGGTGCTGTTCGACGAAATCGAAAAAGCCCACCCTGATGTGTTCAACATGCTGCTGCAAATTTTAGAAGACGGTCGGTTAACCGATGCCAAAGGTCGCACCGTTGACTTTAAGAATACCTTGTTGATTTTAACTTCCAACATCGGTTCTAAGGTAATTGAGAAAGGAGCTTCCACCATCGGCTTTGAATTTGCCGATGATGCTGGCGAATCACAATACAACCGTATTAAAACTTTGGTCAACGAAGAACTCAAACAGTACTTCCGTCCAGAGTTCCTCAACCGTTTGGATGAAATCATCGTCTTCCGTCAATTGAGCAGAGACGAGGTGACACAAATCGCCGACATCATGCTCAAAGAAGTGTTTGGTCGTCTGACAGAGAAAGGTATCAACCTAGAAGTCACCGAACGTTTCAAAGACCGCTTAATCCAAGAAGGTTACAGCCCCAGCTATGGTGCAAGACCGTTACGTCGGGCGATTATGCGCTTGTTGGAAGATAGCCTAGCAGAAGAAATTCTGTCTGGTCGCATCAAGGATGGCGATACAGCTATTGTTGATGTAGATGAGAATGGTAATGTTCAAGTAAGTTCTCAACCGCAACGCGAATTGTTACCCCAAGGGGTTGAGTAA
- the lysA gene encoding diaminopimelate decarboxylase, translated as MVSTHPTGVKHTGSHYLPQRGNTNAISPNQELLPLTAKVNSPDLLEIGGCDVTTLVQQFGSPLYILDEETLRTACQQYRDPLKQYYQGESQVLYASKAWNCLAVCAIANSEGLGIDVASGGELYTAVTAGVSSDKIYYHGNNKSRAELLYAIESGVNIVADNWYELQTLVELAPQEQPVRILLRLTPGIDCHTHDYIRTGHLDSKFGFDPGDLDEVFAFVSQQPVLNCVGVHAHIGSQIFERQPHRDLAALMVQWLTKAATYGLTLTELDVGGGLGITYTESDDPPSIEEWVKPICEVIQEACAAEKLPLPKLLCEPGRSLIATACVTAYTIGSSKTIPDIRTYVAIDGGMSDNPRPITYQSVYRAVVANKMSAPLTEKVTIAGKHCESGDVLIKDALLPKTQPGDILVVMGTGAYNYSMASNYNRLPRPAAVLVANGEANLILQRETYQDLIRQDRLPERLKS; from the coding sequence ATGGTATCGACTCACCCCACTGGGGTTAAACATACTGGTAGCCACTATTTACCTCAAAGAGGCAACACAAACGCAATTTCGCCCAACCAGGAACTTTTACCTTTGACTGCTAAAGTTAATAGTCCTGACTTACTAGAAATTGGTGGGTGTGATGTCACAACTTTAGTTCAGCAGTTTGGTTCACCTTTATATATTTTAGATGAAGAAACTCTACGAACAGCTTGTCAACAATACCGAGATCCTCTTAAGCAATATTACCAGGGTGAATCTCAGGTTTTGTATGCTTCTAAAGCTTGGAATTGTTTAGCTGTCTGTGCTATAGCCAATAGTGAAGGCTTAGGCATCGATGTCGCTTCTGGTGGCGAACTTTATACAGCAGTAACTGCGGGTGTCAGTTCTGACAAAATTTACTACCACGGGAATAATAAATCTCGTGCAGAATTGCTTTACGCAATTGAGTCTGGTGTCAATATTGTGGCGGATAACTGGTATGAGTTACAAACTCTAGTTGAGTTAGCACCACAAGAACAGCCTGTCCGCATTTTACTACGGTTGACCCCTGGTATTGATTGTCATACTCACGATTACATTCGTACTGGTCATTTGGATAGTAAATTTGGTTTTGATCCAGGTGATTTGGATGAGGTGTTTGCTTTTGTGAGTCAGCAACCAGTCCTCAATTGTGTGGGGGTACATGCTCATATTGGTTCACAAATTTTTGAACGCCAACCCCATCGTGATTTGGCTGCTTTAATGGTGCAGTGGTTAACTAAAGCTGCTACCTACGGTTTAACTCTTACAGAGTTAGATGTTGGTGGCGGCTTGGGAATTACTTATACAGAATCGGACGATCCCCCAAGCATTGAAGAGTGGGTAAAACCGATTTGTGAAGTGATTCAAGAAGCTTGTGCAGCCGAAAAATTACCTTTGCCAAAATTACTTTGTGAACCTGGGCGATCGCTAATTGCCACAGCCTGTGTGACTGCCTATACAATTGGTTCATCTAAAACAATTCCAGACATTCGTACCTACGTAGCAATTGATGGGGGAATGTCTGATAATCCGCGCCCAATTACTTACCAGTCAGTTTATCGTGCTGTAGTTGCCAATAAAATGTCGGCTCCCTTAACAGAAAAAGTCACAATCGCTGGTAAGCATTGTGAATCTGGGGATGTTCTGATTAAAGATGCCCTACTGCCAAAAACTCAACCAGGAGATATCCTCGTAGTTATGGGAACTGGTGCCTACAATTACAGTATGGCATCTAACTATAACCGCTTACCCCGACCGGCAGCAGTTCTAGTGGCGAACGGTGAAGCAAATTTGATTTTGCAACGCGAAACTTATCAGGACTTAATTCGACAAGATCGTTTACCAGAAAGATTGAAAAGTTAG